The following coding sequences lie in one Glycine soja cultivar W05 chromosome 16, ASM419377v2, whole genome shotgun sequence genomic window:
- the LOC114389524 gene encoding pentatricopeptide repeat-containing protein At3g26782, mitochondrial yields the protein MTMTQSVFRTSSTARTKTANLTSMFGKYVDKTSVHSWNTVIADLSRSGDSVEALSAFASMRKLSLHPNRSTFPCAIKACAALSDLRAGAQAHQQAFAFGFGHDIFVSSALIDMYSKCARLDHACHLFDEIPERNVVSWTSIIAGYVQNDRARDAVRIFKELLVEESGSLESEDGVFVDSVLLGCVVSACSKVGRRSVTEGVHGWVIKRGFEGSVGVGNTLMDAYAKCGEMGVARKVFDGMDESDDYSWNSMIAEYAQNGLSAEAFCVFGEMVKSGKVRYNAVTLSAVLLACASSGALQLGKCIHDQVIKMDLEDSVFVGTSIVDMYCKCGRVEMARKAFDRMKVKNVKSWTAMIAGYGMHGCAKEAMEIFYKMIRSGVKPNYITFVSVLAACSHAGMLKEGWHWFNRMKCEFNVEPGIEHYSCMVDLLGRAGCLNEAYGLIQEMNVKPDFIIWGSLLGACRIHKNVELGEISARKLFELDPSNCGYYVLLSNIYADAGRWADVERMRILMKSRGLLKTPGFSIVELKGRIHVFLVGDKEHPQHEKIYEYLDKLNVKLQELGYMPNVTSVLHDVDEEEKGMVLRVHSEKLAVAFGIMNSVPGSIIQIIKNLRICGDCHSAIKLISKAVNREIVVRDSKRFHHFKDGLCSCGDYW from the exons ATGACGATGACTCAGTCTGTGTTCAGAACATCATCAACTGCACGGACCAAAACCGCGAACCTCACGAGCATGTTCGGCAAATACGTGGACAAAACCAGCGTCCATAGTTGGAACACCGTAATCGCGGACCTCTCTCGAAGCGGAGATTCAGTTGAAGCGCTAAGCGCCTTCGCCTCAATGCGGAAGCTGTCTCTGCACCCGAACCGCTCCACGTTCCCCTGCGCCATCAAGGCCTGCGCCGCGCTCTCCGACCTCCGTGCCGGCGCCCAGGCCCACCAGCAGGCCTTCGCCTTCGGTTTCGGCCACGACATCTTCGTCTCCTCCGCGCTCATCGACATGTACTCCAAATGCGCCCGCCTCGACCACGCCTGCCACCTGTTCGACGAAATTCCCGAACGAAACGTGGTCTCCTGGACGTCCATCATTGCCGGTTACGTCCAAAACGACCGCGCTAGGGACGCGGTTCGCATCTTTAAGGAGCTTCTGGTTGAGGAGAGTGGGAGTCTGGAGTCCGAGGATGGTGTTTTCGTGGACTCGGTGCTTCTGGGGTGTGTTGTTTCGGCGTGTTCGAAGGTGGGGCGGAGGAGTGTGACCGAAGGTGTTCATGGGTGGGTGATCAAGAGGGGGTTTGAGGGGAGTGTTGGGGTTGGGAATACTTTGATGGATGCTTATGCAAAGTGTGGGGAGATGGGTGTGGCGAGGAAGGTGTTTGATGGGATGGATGAGAGTGATGACTATTCTTGGAACTCTATGATTGCTGAGTATGCGCAGAATGGTTTGTCTGCTGAGGCTTTCTGTGTTTTTGGTGAGATGGTGAAGAGTGGCAAGGTCAGATATAATGCAGTGACGTTGTCCGCGGTGTTGTTAGCCTGCGCAAGTTCAGGAGCTTTGCAACTGGGGAAGTGCATACATGATCAG GTTATAAAGATGGATTTGGAAGATAGTGTGTTTGTAGGTACTTCTATTGTTGATATGTACTGCAAATGTGGGAGAGTTGAGATGGCTAGGAAGGCATTTGATCGCATGAAAGTGAAGAATGTTAAGTCATGGACTGCTATGATTGCTGGTTATGGAATGCATGGCTGTGCAAAAGAGGCTATGGAAATCTTCTACAAGATGATAAGGTCTGGAGTCAAGCCGAATTACATTACTTTTGTGTCGGTTTTAGCTGCTTGCAGCCATGCTGGTATGTTAAAAGAAGGCTGGCATTGGTTTAATAGAATGAAATGTGAATTTAATGTAGAACCTGGGATTGAGCATTATTCGTGCATGGTTGATCTCCTTGGGCGTGCTGGCTGTCTTAATGAGGCTTATGGTTTGATACAGGAAATGAATGTGAAGCCTGATTTTATAATCTGGGGTTCCCTTCTGGGGGCTTGTAGGATTCACAAGAATGTGGAACTAGGGGAGATCTCTGCAAGAAAACTATTCGAGTTAGATCCAAGTAATTGTGGGTACTATGTGCTACTCTCCAATATTTATGCTGATGCTGGAAGGTGGGCCGATGTTGAGAGGATGAGGATATTGATGAAGAGTCGTGGATTACTTAAAACCCCTGGATTTAGTATAGTGGAACTCAAAGGTCGGATACATGTATTTTTAGTTGGAGACAAAGAGCATCCTCAACATGAGAAGATTTATGAGTATTTGGACAAATTAAATGTCAAGCTGCAAGAACTTGGGTATATGCCAAATGTGACATCAGTGCTTCATGACGTTGATGAGGAAGAGAAAGGAATGGTTCTAAGAGTTCATAGTGAGAAACTAGCTGTTGCCTTTGGAATCATGAATTCAGTTCCTGGATCAATAATCCAAATCATAAAAAATCTTAGAATTTGTGGTGACTGCCACTCTGCAATTAAATTGATTTCCAAAGCAGTAAATCGAGAAATTGTTGTAAGAGATTCTAAGCGGTTTCATCATTTCAAGGATGGGTTGTGTTCGTGTGGGGACTATTGGTGA